ACTTTGCTACAAGTAGAACTAGAAGATGCTATTGATGCAGATATGGTCTTCCAAACTCTGATGGGCGATGAAGTAGAGCCGCGTCGTGACTTTATTGAAAGCTACTCTCGTAACGTACGTAATTTGGATATTTAATGTGGGCTTCATCCAGAATTGGTGTGGGTCGCATAGATTCAAATACGTTTCATAGTAAGGTAGAAAAGCTTGTCCTTTACTGGGCAAGCTTTTCTTTTGTAATCAACATGTTTTTGATACATCCTTACCTGTTTTTTTACTCATTGGTTAAGCTTCCCCTTTTACAATTTATTTACCCCATATCGTGTTTTTATCGTTACTCAAAAAAATAGTTTATAAAACCTCCTTCATCAGTTTTCTTAACTTAGCTTCTGTCGTAGATTGCGGTACAGGAGTATAAATACTACAGCGTAAGTCAGCACTACCCTGAACCTGCAAGGAGGTGAGATGAAATAACATCTTGCCAGCCTTAGCATGTCTAAATTCAATGTAAACCTCTGGGGCGGAGCTGACCTCACTTTGTTCCCACAATCGCTGAAAATCAGGATGGACGGTTTTCATTTTCTCTACGAATTGACTATACCAATCATCCTCGACATATTGCCCATAAGAGGCTCGAAAGATAGATAAAAAGCCACTAACGAAATGCTCCCAATTAACAGCCAACCGCTGCAATTCCTTTCTAGTAAACACCAAGCCTAGTAAATTGCGTTCTTCGTACGGAATCTGGTTAAAATCTAAAAATACATATGAAGCTGCTTCATTCCAGCCCAAAATATGACTTCTGCTATCCGAGATGATTGTGGGGCAAAAGCGTAGTTCTTGTAAAATTTTTTGTAAAGAAGGAGTGATTTCCGTTATCTCTTCCGTTCTTTTTGAAAGAACAGCCCCAGCTCCAAGTGCTAACGAATGTAGATATTTCTGCTCATCTACTGTTAGTTGTAAGGCTGTAGCAATAGCGTCTACTACTGATTTTGAAACGGTGATGTCACGTCCCTGTTCCAGCCAGGTGTACCAGGTGGTGCTTACGCCAGCTAGCTGTGCTACTTCTTCTCTACGTAACCCTGGCGTTCTTCTACGTACACCTGCAACAAGGCCAACCGACTCGGGAGAAATCTTCGCTCTTTGATTTTTTAAAAAGGTAGAAAGTGCTTGAAGTCTGGCATTTTTATTCATTCTATAATCCATCCTTAGTGTCTTCTTATACTGGTACTAATTATACTAGGATAAATAACAACTTGTAATAGGATAAAGGCTTTGCCAAGATAGATAGTAAGAAGAAATTGAAACATTTCCAAATGTGTATGTAAAGGAGAGTGCCTATGGAAAGAGTAGTTATTACTGGTATGGGTGTTGTATCACCGATTGGAAATGATGTAGAGAGCTTTTGGAGCAATTTAGTACAAGGTACATCCGGAATTTCATATATAGATACATTTGATACTAGCAAGCATAAAACCAAGTTTGCTGGGGTAGTTAAGGATTTTGATGCAGAATCCATTTTTGGACGTAAAGAGGCACGCCGTATGGATCGCTTCAGTCAGTTTGCTTTGGTAGCTGCTGAGCAGGCCCTAGAAGACTCTGGTCTTGTACTCGAAGAAATTGACCTAGAGCGTTTAGGTATTTATGTTGGTTCTGGCATTGGTGGTATTCAAATCATGATGGATCAAGAACAGGTACTAAAGGATAGAGGGCCTGATCGTGTGAGTCCATTATTAGTTCCCATGATGATCGCCAATATGGCGGCTTCTATGATTAGCATCAAGTATGGGGCGATGGGGCCAAGTATGTCTCCTGTAACAGCTTGTTCAATCGGAAATACAGCTATTGGAGAAGCGATGCGCCTGATCAAATCGGGTGGAGCTGATATAGTTGTTGCGGGAGGTACAGAAGCGGCCATTACAGAATTAGCTGTTGCTAGCTTTGGAAATGCCACTGCATTGTCTACTCGAAATGATCAGCCAGAAAAGGCAAGTAGACCATTTGATGCTGATCGTGATGGGTTTGTTATGGCTGAGGGAGCGGGTATTTTGATTCTCGAATCCTTATCGCATGCGAAAAAAAGAAATGCCCGTATTTATGCTGAGGTTATGGGATACGGAGCAAGTTCTGATGCATATCACATTGTAGCTACTCATCCAGAAGGAAAAGGCGCCTACCAAGCTATGAAGCTAGCTTTACAAGAAGCTGGAATTCAACCAGAGCAGGTCGATGTGATTAGCGCTCATGCTACCAGTACCGAGGTTGGTGATCGATCAGAGACGATGGCAATCAAACAACTTTTTGGAGAAAAGGCTTATCAGATTCCTGTGACAGCCAATAAATCAATGACCGGACACATGCTAGGGGCAGCCAGTGCAGTGGAAGCTATTGCGTTGATAAAGAGTCTGCAAGAAGGCATTATCCCACCCACTATCAACCAAGAAAAACAAGACCCTATTTGCGACTTAGACTATGTTCCTAATAAAGCCCGTAAAGCAGAAGTTAGAGTAGGAATGTCCAATTCCTTTGGGTTTGGTGGACATAATGCAGTTATTGTCCTTCAAGCATGGGATTCAAACCAGTGCTAGGTCTACTTATCTTATCAATGGAGTAATAACTGGTAGCTTTTTTGATTGAAATGATACTAATTCTAATAAACGAAGACGTAACTATCGGAAGAAAACCCTCTCATGCTATAATTTATGTAAGGAAAAACGAAAATAAAATCAGGACAAGATTTATTTCTGTTAAAAGTAGAGAGGTGGATACATTGAAACGTTTTTTTTCAGGGGTGCAACCATCTGGGAACCTAACAATAGGTAACTATTTAGGTGCAATTAAGCAGTTTGTAGAATTACAGCATGAGCCAGATGCAGAAGCTTTTTATTGCGTAGTAGATATGCATGCGATTACAGTTGCTCAAGATCCAGAAGAGCTACGCAGACGTACACGTGAAATCGCTCAAATCTATCTAGCATGCGGCGTTGATCCTAAGAAAGCCACTGTATTTATTCAGTCACATGTAAAAGAACATGCTGAGCTTGGCTGGTTGTTACAATGTGCTAGCTACATGGGCGAACTAAATCGTATGACGCAATTTAAAGATAAAGCAGAAGGAAAGGCAAACGTCAATGTTGGTCTGTTTACGTATCCGGTCTTAATGGCTGCTGACATCTTATTGTATGATACAACCCATGTACCTGTTGGGAACGACCAAAAGCAACATATTGAGTTAACTCGTGATATTGCAGAGCGCTTTAACAATAAGTATGGTGAGACCTTTGTCATTCCAGAGCCAAGAATTCAGGAATTTGGGGCACGTATCATGGCTCTCGACGAACCGACGAAAAAAATGTCGAAATCAGCTGAGAGTGAAGCGAGTCGCATCGCTATTTTGGAAACCCCAGAGGTATTTAAGAAAAAGATTATGCGGGCAGTAACCGATACCGAGAATTCCATTGCTTTTGATGAAACAAATAAGCCAGGTATCTCTAATTTGCTGACAATCTATAGTATGTTTGCTGATGAATCGATTGAATCGCTAGTAGAACGTTATCAGGGGCAAGGATACGGTACATTGAAAAAAGACCTAGTAGAGGTTGTAACCGAGCAGCTTGGTAAGATTCAGCAACGTTTTAATGAGTATAACGATGTAGCAGAATTGGACAAAATTCTGCGAGATAGTGCTGAAAAGGCAAGTGTGATTGCAGAACAAACATGCAATCGTGTAAAAGATGCAATGGGATTATTACGAATCTAAGCGTAAAGCAATAGTAGAAGAGCCATTTCTCTTACTTGAGAATGGCTCTTTTTATTTTTGTCGAAGAATGTTAACTCGGGAAAGCTTACGTGATATAAAGTAAGTTTCACGTGAAACAATTTAATTATAACTAAACAAAAGTAACATAAACCGCAATTTATACCAACCTTCGACGCATTCGATTGCCTATGTGAATAGGATTGATCCCTTACAAAAATGTAAGATTGATGAAAGCTAAACCGATGGGAATTAAACCAAGTGATTTATAGAATAAACATATGATCGCGAAGCAATATTTCGCATTCACCTATGAGCTTATGAAGGGAAGCGAGGGTGAGACATAATGAGACACGAACACAGAAAGATAAGGATGGGTATTATATCCATTATTTTTTTGGTTTTACTTGCTGCAATCATTGGTTCAGGGGCTAGCTTTTATAAGTATCAGACTTTGAAATACAACGTTCCTTATGAAAAAGAGATACTAGCCTATTCCAAACAATATGGCTCTGATCCAGCATTACTAGCCGCTTTAATTTCCTATGAAACAAATTTTAAAAACAAAGAATATCAGCCAAATCAGTTAAATGGATTGATCCTTTTAAAAGATACTTCGGCTCAAGTATTCGCTGAGATTATGGGGTGGAAACAGTTTACACCCAGTATGCTAGCCAATCCTGATCATGCGATTCACATGGGCGCCTTTATGATAAGCCACTGGGAAAAGGCAGGCAAAACACAGAAAGAGATTACTCGTGCTTTTTTATTACGAAACAAAGATGCCCAGTTTAAACAAGATAAAACATTTCAAACAGCGTATGAAGAGATTCAGAAAAAATATGAGAAATACCAACGATTATTCAAATAATCATCGGAAAGGGACGATATGACATGCAAAAAGTATTGCAAGTAAAGAATGCTTCCAAAATATACGGAGGAAAGACGAATAGCTATACAGCATTAGATCATGTTAGTTTCGATGTACAGCAAGGTGAATTTGTTGGAATCATGGGACCATCAGGTGCAGGTAAGACTACGTTACTTAATATTATCTCTACGATTGATTCACCTACATCTGGCGAGATACTGATAGATGGAAGTGACGTTGTCAAAATGAAGGAAGACAAATTGGCGATGTTCCGTCGAACGAAGCTAGGCTTTATTTTTCAAGATTACAACCTGTTGGACTCGTTAACAGTACGTGAGAATATAGCACTACCATTAGCCTTAACAAAGGTGAAGGCAAAGGAAATCGATAAACGTGTGGATGATATTGCCAAAAGATTTGGAATTGAACACATTTTAGAGCAGTATCCCTACCAGATTTCAGGGGGACAAAAACAGCGTTGTGCTGCATCTCGGGCGATTGTAACTAATCCAAGCCTGATTTTCGGAGATGAACCTACTGGGGCCCTTGATTCCAAATCATCTGCTGATTTGCTGCAATGCTTACAGACATTAAATCAAGAAGAACAAGCGACTATTTTAATGGTTACTCATGATGCAAATGCAGGAAGCTACTGTGAACGAATTTTGTTTATTACAGACGGAAAAATTTCAATGGAATTAAAAAAAGGCACACAAACTCGAAAAGAGTTCTTCCAACGCATTATGGATGTGCTGGCTGAGCTTGGGGGTGATATGAGTGACGCTATTTAATCTCGTTTTACGCAATATGAGACGAAACATGAAAAGCTATCTAATCTATTTCGTCTCCATGATCTTCAGTATTGTTATCTACTACACGTTTATGTCCTTGCAATTTAATACGCAAATTGCTGAAGTAAGCGGTGGGGATCCATATGTAAAAAAAGCATTTGAATTTTCTAGTGGTTTGCTCTTACTGTTTGTAGCTATATTTATGGTCTATTCAAATAGCTTCTTTACACGCAAACGGAAAAAGGAAGTAGGTCTCTATTCCTTACTAGGGGTTAGAAAAAGACAGGTTGGAATGATGCTATTTTTTGAGAACCTATTCTTAGGAATCGGAGCCTTAATCATAGGAATTATTCTGGGTGGCTTTTTATCGAAAGCTTTCTTGTCCCTACTAGTTTATCTAATGAATATTGATATGCAGGTAAACTTCGAAATTCCATTAGAGGCGATTACACAAACAGCTACAGTGTTTTTTGTTCTAATTCTCTTTACGTCGCTACAGGGCTATATATTAATTTATCGTTTTAAATTAATTGAGCTATTTCGTGCTGAGCAAGAAGGGGAATCGGTTCCGAAGGGTTCTGTTATTCTAGCACTCTTCTCTGTTTTTCTGATTGGTTCTGCCTATTTCCTAGCAGCTAACTTCATGAATTACTTTGATGTTTTAATTGCTTTTTATATCATTGGTGGTACTGTGTTAGGAACTTATATATTGTTCCATTACTTCCTTATTTTTTACTTTAAGCGGGCGCGTAAAAATAAGCGTTCCTTCTACAATGGATTAAATATGGTAAGTAAAGGTCAATTGTTATATCGCATTAAAGGAAATGCCACTGCTCTTGCTACTATTACCGTGGTAAGTACGATTACGATCTGTGCAGTTGGAACAGCAGCAACCTTCTATTTCAACGTCAATGATGTAACGGCTCAAAGCAATCCATATAGTTATTCCTATCATAAGGACGGTAAGGACTGGAATAACGAGGTGGAAAAAGCCTTAGCAAATGCAAAGGATAAGAATCCAATCCAATTGGAAATGGAAGTGCCTTATACCGTTGTAAAGACAGAAGATGAGAAGAAAGCCAGCTTTTCCTTACAATATCGCACCTCAGAGGGTATATATTTATTAGGTCAATCTAAATATAACGAGTTGGCTAAAGCTATGAATCGGGAGTCTGTAGAGGTAAAATCAGGCGAAGTGGTAATGGCAGATGGTTTTTATGATGAAATGTTTCATAGCGATATCCTTAACAATCAAGTGTCCTACAAACTAGGAGATCAAGTAAAAACCTTGACCTTGGTAGGTGCTAAGAAAGCGGCATTAAGTAATTTAGGAAAAACTACATTTGTAGTATCCGATGCTGACTATCAAGAAGCTCAACAGTTTGGGGAGTCTTACTTGATCAAAAACATTAATGTTGAAAATCAGTATAAAGCTAGTGAACTGTCTGCAAACCTACGTAAAGTGATGCCGGAGCGCAAGGAACTACAAGATTTTTACACCCAATATCAAGCTCTGATGGAAACGACAGGGGTAATGATTTTTATTGGTGGATTTATTGGGTTAGTCTTCATGCTCGCAACAGGCTCGATCATTTACTTCAAACAGCTCACAGAAGCCCATAGTGACAAGAAGTACTATACAATTCTACACAAGATTGGTGCTACGAAACGTGAGAGCAAAGAGGCGATTAGTAAACAGATAGCCTTTATTTTTGGGGGGCCGCTCCTGTTAGGTATTACTCATAGCTTGTTTGCACTTAACACCATGTCGGCAATGTTTAGAATGAACATCTTAACACCTGTGTTGGTTAGTATGGGAGTGTATCTGGTTATCTATGTTGGATACTATTTTATGACTGTTCGTTCCTACAGCAAAATTGTCTTGGATCACAA
This is a stretch of genomic DNA from Brevibacillus laterosporus DSM 25. It encodes these proteins:
- the fabF gene encoding beta-ketoacyl-ACP synthase II, which gives rise to MERVVITGMGVVSPIGNDVESFWSNLVQGTSGISYIDTFDTSKHKTKFAGVVKDFDAESIFGRKEARRMDRFSQFALVAAEQALEDSGLVLEEIDLERLGIYVGSGIGGIQIMMDQEQVLKDRGPDRVSPLLVPMMIANMAASMISIKYGAMGPSMSPVTACSIGNTAIGEAMRLIKSGGADIVVAGGTEAAITELAVASFGNATALSTRNDQPEKASRPFDADRDGFVMAEGAGILILESLSHAKKRNARIYAEVMGYGASSDAYHIVATHPEGKGAYQAMKLALQEAGIQPEQVDVISAHATSTEVGDRSETMAIKQLFGEKAYQIPVTANKSMTGHMLGAASAVEAIALIKSLQEGIIPPTINQEKQDPICDLDYVPNKARKAEVRVGMSNSFGFGGHNAVIVLQAWDSNQC
- the trpS gene encoding tryptophan--tRNA ligase: MKRFFSGVQPSGNLTIGNYLGAIKQFVELQHEPDAEAFYCVVDMHAITVAQDPEELRRRTREIAQIYLACGVDPKKATVFIQSHVKEHAELGWLLQCASYMGELNRMTQFKDKAEGKANVNVGLFTYPVLMAADILLYDTTHVPVGNDQKQHIELTRDIAERFNNKYGETFVIPEPRIQEFGARIMALDEPTKKMSKSAESEASRIAILETPEVFKKKIMRAVTDTENSIAFDETNKPGISNLLTIYSMFADESIESLVERYQGQGYGTLKKDLVEVVTEQLGKIQQRFNEYNDVAELDKILRDSAEKASVIAEQTCNRVKDAMGLLRI
- a CDS encoding ABC transporter permease, whose translation is MTLFNLVLRNMRRNMKSYLIYFVSMIFSIVIYYTFMSLQFNTQIAEVSGGDPYVKKAFEFSSGLLLLFVAIFMVYSNSFFTRKRKKEVGLYSLLGVRKRQVGMMLFFENLFLGIGALIIGIILGGFLSKAFLSLLVYLMNIDMQVNFEIPLEAITQTATVFFVLILFTSLQGYILIYRFKLIELFRAEQEGESVPKGSVILALFSVFLIGSAYFLAANFMNYFDVLIAFYIIGGTVLGTYILFHYFLIFYFKRARKNKRSFYNGLNMVSKGQLLYRIKGNATALATITVVSTITICAVGTAATFYFNVNDVTAQSNPYSYSYHKDGKDWNNEVEKALANAKDKNPIQLEMEVPYTVVKTEDEKKASFSLQYRTSEGIYLLGQSKYNELAKAMNRESVEVKSGEVVMADGFYDEMFHSDILNNQVSYKLGDQVKTLTLVGAKKAALSNLGKTTFVVSDADYQEAQQFGESYLIKNINVENQYKASELSANLRKVMPERKELQDFYTQYQALMETTGVMIFIGGFIGLVFMLATGSIIYFKQLTEAHSDKKYYTILHKIGATKRESKEAISKQIAFIFGGPLLLGITHSLFALNTMSAMFRMNILTPVLVSMGVYLVIYVGYYFMTVRSYSKIVLDHNKS
- a CDS encoding transglycosylase SLT domain-containing protein; this translates as MRHEHRKIRMGIISIIFLVLLAAIIGSGASFYKYQTLKYNVPYEKEILAYSKQYGSDPALLAALISYETNFKNKEYQPNQLNGLILLKDTSAQVFAEIMGWKQFTPSMLANPDHAIHMGAFMISHWEKAGKTQKEITRAFLLRNKDAQFKQDKTFQTAYEEIQKKYEKYQRLFK
- a CDS encoding helix-turn-helix transcriptional regulator; translation: MNKNARLQALSTFLKNQRAKISPESVGLVAGVRRRTPGLRREEVAQLAGVSTTWYTWLEQGRDITVSKSVVDAIATALQLTVDEQKYLHSLALGAGAVLSKRTEEITEITPSLQKILQELRFCPTIISDSRSHILGWNEAASYVFLDFNQIPYEERNLLGLVFTRKELQRLAVNWEHFVSGFLSIFRASYGQYVEDDWYSQFVEKMKTVHPDFQRLWEQSEVSSAPEVYIEFRHAKAGKMLFHLTSLQVQGSADLRCSIYTPVPQSTTEAKLRKLMKEVL
- a CDS encoding ABC transporter ATP-binding protein, translating into MQKVLQVKNASKIYGGKTNSYTALDHVSFDVQQGEFVGIMGPSGAGKTTLLNIISTIDSPTSGEILIDGSDVVKMKEDKLAMFRRTKLGFIFQDYNLLDSLTVRENIALPLALTKVKAKEIDKRVDDIAKRFGIEHILEQYPYQISGGQKQRCAASRAIVTNPSLIFGDEPTGALDSKSSADLLQCLQTLNQEEQATILMVTHDANAGSYCERILFITDGKISMELKKGTQTRKEFFQRIMDVLAELGGDMSDAI